One region of Jatrophihabitans cynanchi genomic DNA includes:
- a CDS encoding IPT/TIG domain-containing protein, which yields MSIKTRGRAGAVIMLAAATVLPVVTAAPASAAVHRPTITHLSAITGPVAGGQRIVIHGRHFTKGDQVLFGGTRGRRVHILTSRTLTVVAPRHRAGRVDVRIAVKIDRPGTIALLPTYSARTRHDRYTFYAPPTIASVSVSSGPLHGGGTVTIGGRDFRGVSSVRFGAVRATRVHALSTARLVVVVPAHAAGTVNVRVTGRYGTSPANLRDRFSYVAPPSVTAVVAAAGPDVGGSTVTVVGSGFTHVTAVRFGGVLAGAINVLSASWLTVASPRHVAGAAEVRVTTAYGTSAASAADRYQFQPTSRILAWGTDIAGSLGDGLLQDRLVPAEIRGLDGASTVLADPYAGGVELMPDGTVRTWGIGTLRYASTPATVPGLSQVTQIATSGGTHYALRKDGTVWAWGDDQAGELGDGSVRTDGCLCRPRPLAVPGLDHVIQVVGGYLSAYAVRDDGTLWGWGKNQYGSLGVGSSEANVPVPTQLPGLTGVTSVVATIQRGYALTADGSVWSWGCCGAVLGTGVAIGVSPTPAKIVGLPAVTNVTIAGGGAFAFADDGTVYSWGYDAVGNTWDSHPTPVAVPQLKGFTSIASGNGANFGIGPDGRVYAWGDNYYGQLGLGYRSDVPVATPTWVPALDGVTAISTADYWTFAYRPPY from the coding sequence GTGTCGATCAAGACCCGGGGTCGCGCCGGCGCAGTGATCATGCTCGCCGCCGCTACCGTGCTGCCGGTGGTCACGGCCGCACCGGCGTCCGCAGCAGTGCACCGGCCGACGATCACGCACCTCTCGGCGATCACCGGACCTGTTGCCGGTGGTCAGCGCATCGTGATCCACGGACGCCACTTCACCAAGGGGGATCAGGTCCTGTTCGGTGGCACGCGCGGCCGCCGCGTGCACATACTGACCAGCCGGACCCTGACCGTCGTGGCACCCCGGCATCGGGCCGGGCGGGTCGACGTCCGCATCGCGGTGAAGATCGATCGGCCCGGGACGATCGCCCTGCTCCCGACCTACTCCGCGCGCACCAGGCACGATCGATACACGTTCTACGCGCCGCCGACGATCGCGTCGGTGTCGGTCAGCTCCGGACCCCTCCACGGAGGCGGCACGGTCACTATCGGCGGCCGCGACTTCCGCGGAGTGTCGTCGGTCCGGTTCGGTGCCGTCCGGGCTACGCGAGTTCACGCCCTGTCCACCGCCCGGCTGGTGGTAGTCGTCCCGGCGCACGCGGCCGGCACGGTCAACGTCCGGGTCACCGGCCGCTACGGCACATCGCCGGCAAACCTGCGCGACCGGTTCAGCTACGTGGCGCCGCCCTCGGTCACGGCCGTCGTCGCAGCGGCCGGTCCGGACGTCGGTGGCAGCACGGTCACCGTCGTCGGCAGCGGCTTCACGCACGTGACGGCCGTCCGATTCGGCGGCGTCCTGGCCGGTGCCATCAACGTGCTGTCCGCTTCCTGGCTGACCGTCGCCTCGCCCCGGCACGTGGCCGGCGCCGCAGAGGTCCGCGTGACGACCGCATACGGCACGTCCGCTGCGAGCGCTGCTGATCGGTATCAGTTCCAGCCGACGAGTCGGATCCTGGCATGGGGCACCGACATCGCCGGGAGCCTCGGTGACGGTCTCTTGCAGGATCGGCTCGTCCCTGCCGAGATCCGCGGCCTCGACGGCGCGAGCACGGTGCTCGCCGACCCGTACGCCGGCGGCGTGGAGCTCATGCCGGATGGCACGGTCCGCACTTGGGGAATCGGGACGCTGCGCTACGCGAGCACGCCGGCAACTGTGCCCGGGCTCAGCCAGGTCACCCAGATCGCCACGTCCGGCGGAACGCACTACGCGCTGCGGAAGGACGGCACTGTCTGGGCGTGGGGTGACGACCAAGCCGGGGAACTCGGCGACGGGAGCGTCCGGACGGACGGCTGCCTTTGCCGACCGAGGCCGCTGGCGGTCCCGGGCTTGGATCACGTCATCCAGGTGGTTGGCGGCTACCTGTCGGCCTACGCCGTACGCGACGACGGGACGTTGTGGGGCTGGGGCAAGAACCAGTACGGCAGCCTCGGCGTCGGAAGCAGCGAGGCGAACGTCCCCGTCCCGACCCAGCTCCCCGGCCTGACGGGCGTCACTTCGGTCGTGGCAACCATCCAACGCGGATATGCCCTGACCGCCGACGGGTCGGTGTGGTCATGGGGCTGCTGCGGCGCAGTGCTGGGCACCGGAGTCGCGATCGGGGTGTCGCCAACGCCGGCGAAGATCGTCGGCCTTCCGGCAGTCACGAATGTGACGATCGCGGGCGGGGGCGCGTTCGCGTTCGCGGACGACGGCACGGTGTACTCGTGGGGCTACGACGCTGTCGGCAACACGTGGGATAGTCACCCGACTCCTGTGGCCGTGCCACAGCTGAAGGGCTTCACGTCGATCGCTAGCGGGAACGGGGCCAACTTCGGCATCGGACCGGACGGGCGGGTGTACGCCTGGGGCGACAACTACTACGGGCAGCTCGGCCTCGGCTACCGGTCGGACGTGCCGGTCGCTACGCCGACCTGGGTCCCCGCACTCGATGGCGTGACCGCGATCAGCACTGCCGACTACTGGACCTTCGCGTACCGGCCGCCGTACTGA
- a CDS encoding S8 family serine peptidase, producing the protein MSVWVNGRDVSVPTSAARVGTGPRVVVRLTGPVTARDRALVERAAARVEFWCPPYGACVTLLRPDAAARLSALPHVAGFVPYAQQHCDRALGRPRRAPGSRWLDVICFAATDRPRVAAELRRRGATVLDEAHSKLRIDWPGAVAPIRDVVGVKVVERPRPARLAHSGLAHTGLAHTGLALDLDDARPDGSWRTDLDGRGELIAVADTGLDTGDRRTVAADLAGRVRTIVSWPINPSWAPFVTNPGADDGPADRASGHGTYVAGVAAGDGAASGGTRRGVAPGARVVFQALEQWVAVAPAHPEVGATGFSLAGRPTDLRELFVQARGFGARVHVNAWGTPARGAYDNDSYEVDLFLHEHRDALVLFAAGNDGRDADGDRRVDPASLESPATAKNVLTVGATEGSQQIGFLGTWAQLQNDGRVFANAADRADPVAGQPDRIALLSSAGPTADGRIKPDVCAPGTDIVGPHSSVATGTGWGLVDPAPHYMADGGTSVAVAVAGGCCALLRQAWRAQRHGRSPAGATLKALVILGAAPVFSRAGNAVESRFVAGHGRIDLDGSLPTTGAGEQVRILSDATAHGAVATGRTRTFRVALPHGGRLRAVLCWYDVPGEHLINDLDLTLTGPGVTVPIWGNHEPGHPDRPGGPDRVNSVEVIDADGLAAGTWVLTVTGANVPAGPQPFSLVARGRAIT; encoded by the coding sequence GTGAGCGTCTGGGTCAACGGACGGGACGTGTCCGTACCCACGAGTGCCGCGCGTGTCGGTACCGGGCCGCGAGTGGTGGTCCGGCTGACCGGCCCGGTGACCGCGCGCGACCGCGCCCTCGTCGAACGGGCCGCGGCGCGCGTCGAGTTCTGGTGCCCGCCCTACGGCGCATGCGTGACGCTGCTGCGCCCCGATGCGGCCGCCCGGCTCAGCGCGCTGCCGCACGTCGCCGGCTTCGTGCCGTACGCGCAGCAGCACTGCGACCGGGCCCTCGGCCGGCCGCGCCGCGCGCCCGGCAGCCGGTGGTTGGACGTGATCTGCTTCGCGGCCACCGACCGACCGCGCGTCGCAGCGGAACTGCGCCGCCGCGGCGCGACCGTGCTCGACGAGGCGCACAGCAAACTGCGCATCGACTGGCCGGGCGCCGTTGCACCGATCCGTGACGTGGTCGGGGTCAAGGTGGTCGAGCGGCCCCGGCCGGCCCGGCTCGCGCACAGCGGCCTCGCACACACCGGCCTCGCACACACCGGCCTCGCGCTCGACCTGGACGACGCACGGCCCGACGGCAGCTGGCGCACCGATCTGGACGGCCGCGGCGAGCTGATCGCGGTGGCCGACACCGGCCTGGACACCGGCGACCGGCGAACGGTCGCCGCCGACCTGGCCGGTCGCGTCCGCACCATCGTCTCGTGGCCGATCAACCCGTCGTGGGCGCCGTTCGTGACGAACCCCGGAGCCGACGACGGCCCGGCCGATCGCGCCAGCGGGCACGGCACCTACGTGGCCGGTGTCGCGGCCGGCGACGGCGCGGCGAGTGGCGGCACGCGGCGCGGCGTCGCGCCCGGCGCCAGGGTCGTGTTCCAGGCCCTGGAGCAATGGGTCGCCGTCGCGCCAGCGCACCCGGAGGTCGGTGCGACCGGGTTCTCCCTCGCCGGCCGGCCCACCGACCTGCGCGAGCTGTTCGTGCAGGCGCGGGGCTTCGGCGCCCGGGTGCATGTCAACGCGTGGGGCACGCCGGCCCGCGGGGCGTACGACAACGACAGCTACGAGGTGGACCTGTTCCTGCACGAGCACCGCGACGCGCTCGTGCTGTTCGCGGCCGGCAACGACGGGCGCGACGCTGACGGCGACCGCCGGGTCGACCCGGCCTCGCTCGAATCCCCGGCCACCGCGAAGAACGTCCTCACCGTCGGCGCGACCGAGGGCTCGCAGCAGATCGGCTTCCTCGGCACCTGGGCACAGTTGCAGAACGACGGCCGGGTGTTCGCGAACGCCGCCGACCGTGCCGACCCGGTGGCCGGACAGCCGGACCGCATCGCGCTGCTGTCGTCCGCCGGACCGACAGCCGACGGCCGGATCAAGCCGGACGTCTGCGCACCCGGCACCGACATCGTCGGGCCGCATTCGTCGGTCGCGACGGGGACCGGGTGGGGGCTGGTCGACCCGGCGCCGCACTACATGGCCGACGGCGGCACGTCCGTGGCGGTCGCGGTGGCCGGCGGCTGCTGCGCCCTGCTTCGCCAGGCGTGGCGCGCGCAGCGGCACGGCCGATCTCCGGCAGGCGCAACGCTCAAGGCACTGGTGATACTCGGCGCGGCACCGGTGTTCTCGCGGGCCGGGAACGCAGTCGAGAGCAGGTTCGTCGCCGGCCACGGCCGGATCGACCTCGACGGTTCTCTGCCCACAACCGGTGCGGGCGAACAGGTGCGCATCCTGTCCGACGCCACGGCGCACGGCGCCGTGGCGACCGGGCGCACCCGCACCTTCCGCGTCGCCCTGCCACACGGTGGCCGGCTGCGCGCGGTGCTCTGCTGGTACGACGTCCCCGGCGAGCATCTGATCAACGACCTCGACCTCACCCTGACCGGACCCGGCGTGACGGTGCCGATCTGGGGCAACCACGAGCCGGGTCACCCGGATCGCCCCGGCGGCCCCGACCGGGTGAACAGCGTCGAAGTGATCGACGCCGACGGGCTGGCCGCCGGGACGTGGGTGCTCACCGTGACCGGCGCCAACGTCCCGGCCGGTCCCCAACCATTCAGCTTGGTCGCTCGCGGACGGGCGATCACCTAA
- a CDS encoding class II aldolase/adducin family protein — protein MTRYLQESGRSKRPLQGPPIFESVGDERTYRKQRLAGALRLFAKFGFDEGTAGHITVRDPQFPDHFWVNPFGVPFALCDVSSLLLVNSDGDVVEGDRPINLAAFNIHAPIHDARPDVMGVAHAHSVYGKALAALGLPLLPITQEACKFYNRHVVFERFDGPVIDQSEGRLIAAALGERHKAAVLQNHGLLTVGESVEAAAYRFWIFERSARIQLAAMAAGEPKLIDHDVATNLAEEMPFSWYNFQPMWLQIIKEQPDLLD, from the coding sequence ATGACCAGGTACCTGCAGGAGAGCGGCCGTTCGAAGCGTCCACTGCAGGGTCCGCCGATCTTCGAGTCGGTCGGCGACGAGCGGACGTACCGCAAGCAGCGCTTGGCCGGCGCGCTGCGGCTGTTCGCCAAGTTCGGGTTCGACGAGGGCACGGCCGGGCACATCACCGTGCGCGACCCACAGTTCCCGGATCACTTCTGGGTCAACCCGTTCGGCGTTCCGTTCGCGCTGTGTGACGTGTCGTCCCTGCTGCTGGTGAACTCCGACGGTGACGTCGTCGAGGGCGACCGGCCGATCAACCTTGCCGCGTTCAACATCCACGCGCCGATCCACGATGCGCGACCCGATGTGATGGGCGTGGCGCACGCGCATTCCGTCTACGGCAAGGCGCTGGCAGCGCTCGGCCTACCGCTGCTGCCCATCACCCAGGAGGCCTGCAAGTTCTACAACCGGCACGTGGTGTTCGAGCGCTTCGACGGGCCGGTGATCGACCAGTCAGAGGGACGGCTGATCGCGGCCGCGTTGGGGGAGCGGCACAAGGCTGCCGTACTGCAGAACCACGGCCTGCTCACCGTGGGCGAGAGCGTGGAGGCTGCCGCGTATCGCTTCTGGATCTTCGAACGCAGCGCCCGGATCCAACTGGCCGCGATGGCCGCCGGCGAGCCGAAGCTGATCGACCACGACGTTGCCACGAACCTCGCGGAGGAGATGCCGTTCAGCTGGTACAACTTCCAGCCGATGTGGCTGCAGATCATCAAGGAACAACCCGACCTGCTCGACTGA
- a CDS encoding winged helix-turn-helix domain-containing protein: MAKISDPKAMRALAHPLRIQLLELVVARGRATATELAEALGDSVANCSFHLRKLAEFGYLERADDATGREKPWRATDPLQDLAPSPQDPDAQLASSAVRSAVREWDFARMQAAEGRADPPAWEGATFQQGATLFITADEARSIGDTLAALLAPFHERLTDPAKRPAGVGAVRLFAATTYLPEYQDLLDRDLRDRNVER, from the coding sequence ATGGCCAAGATCTCCGACCCCAAGGCGATGCGGGCACTTGCCCATCCGCTGCGGATCCAACTGCTGGAGCTGGTGGTCGCCCGCGGCCGCGCGACAGCGACCGAGCTCGCCGAGGCGCTGGGCGACAGCGTGGCGAACTGCTCGTTCCACCTGCGCAAGCTTGCCGAGTTCGGCTATCTCGAGCGGGCCGACGACGCGACAGGGCGCGAAAAGCCGTGGCGCGCAACGGATCCCCTGCAGGACCTGGCGCCCAGCCCACAGGATCCGGACGCACAGCTGGCCTCGTCGGCAGTGCGGTCCGCCGTCCGGGAGTGGGACTTCGCCCGGATGCAAGCGGCCGAGGGACGCGCCGACCCGCCCGCCTGGGAGGGCGCGACCTTTCAACAGGGCGCGACCCTGTTCATCACCGCGGACGAGGCGCGGAGCATCGGCGACACGCTGGCTGCCCTGCTTGCGCCGTTCCACGAGCGGCTGACCGATCCGGCGAAGCGGCCGGCCGGGGTGGGCGCCGTCCGCCTGTTCGCCGCCACCACCTACCTGCCGGAGTACCAGGATCTGCTCGACCGCGACCTGCGTGACCGGAACGTGGAGCGGTGA
- a CDS encoding DUF2157 domain-containing protein produces MIGSLIVLLVVGAAVAGFAAWMRQSRPEPSPDATVERAQPRRVSLLMEAVGYIGTILVLAGAFAFAQQHWRDLSEGGRLAVLAVATLVFLALGIVTWSSAEPALRRLAAVTWGVSVAAFAGSVGMVNILVDTSGKTSFLTIATTTAAYAVILWVLHQHGVQQAFAFGALCVAVGSIVNYVVTDASGWMIAVPLWALGAAWAAAGWWRRISPWFVAFPLGLLLALITPASIEHPSGLRFGLGIATAAAVMALAVIARLAPVLAMGAVGGLGYVIGAVTYYFGDTLGVPASLAIAGLLILAMAAAAAHWGWFGHRRQRPDGHHQRPEAGRRGRVRSTTRQP; encoded by the coding sequence ATGATTGGGTCACTGATCGTCTTGCTCGTTGTCGGCGCCGCGGTTGCGGGGTTCGCAGCGTGGATGCGACAGAGTCGGCCGGAGCCGTCACCTGACGCGACGGTTGAGCGCGCCCAGCCGCGGCGTGTCTCGCTGCTGATGGAGGCGGTCGGCTACATCGGCACGATCTTGGTGCTCGCCGGCGCGTTCGCCTTCGCGCAGCAGCACTGGAGGGACCTCAGCGAGGGCGGGCGCCTTGCGGTACTCGCCGTCGCCACCTTGGTCTTTCTCGCTCTCGGCATCGTCACCTGGTCCTCGGCCGAGCCGGCGCTGCGCCGGTTGGCCGCGGTGACCTGGGGCGTCTCGGTAGCGGCCTTCGCGGGTTCGGTCGGCATGGTGAACATCCTTGTCGACACGAGCGGGAAGACGTCGTTCCTGACGATCGCGACCACCACCGCCGCCTACGCGGTCATCCTGTGGGTGCTGCATCAGCACGGTGTCCAGCAGGCGTTCGCGTTCGGCGCCTTGTGCGTCGCAGTCGGGTCGATCGTCAACTACGTCGTGACCGACGCGAGCGGCTGGATGATCGCGGTACCGCTGTGGGCGCTGGGAGCGGCCTGGGCTGCGGCGGGATGGTGGCGTCGCATCAGCCCGTGGTTCGTGGCGTTCCCGCTCGGGCTTCTGCTCGCCCTCATCACGCCGGCGAGCATCGAGCACCCGAGCGGGCTGCGGTTCGGGCTCGGAATCGCTACGGCTGCCGCGGTGATGGCACTCGCTGTCATCGCTAGGCTCGCCCCCGTCCTGGCAATGGGAGCCGTTGGCGGGCTCGGCTACGTCATCGGCGCCGTCACCTACTACTTCGGTGACACCTTGGGCGTGCCCGCCTCGCTCGCGATCGCCGGGCTCCTGATCCTCGCGATGGCCGCCGCAGCCGCGCACTGGGGCTGGTTCGGGCACCGTCGGCAGCGTCCGGATGGCCACCACCAGCGTCCGGAAGCCGGCCGGCGCGGTCGGGTCCGATCCACCACTCGTCAGCCCTGA
- a CDS encoding VOC family protein, translating to MSSRIAALAIDALEPRLVADFWRAALGWREVSDDAEGITIAPPDGEWPTIDVFAVPERKSVKNRLHLDLRADGCSTAEELQRLLNLGARRADVGQGEDVSWVVLADPEGNEFCLLARTVQDVGQ from the coding sequence ATGAGCAGCCGTATCGCCGCCCTAGCCATCGACGCCCTCGAGCCGCGCCTTGTCGCGGATTTCTGGCGGGCGGCGCTCGGCTGGCGCGAGGTGTCCGACGACGCCGAGGGCATCACCATCGCGCCGCCGGACGGCGAGTGGCCGACGATCGACGTCTTCGCGGTGCCGGAGCGCAAGAGCGTGAAGAACCGCCTGCACCTGGACCTGCGCGCCGATGGATGCAGCACCGCGGAGGAGTTGCAACGCCTGCTGAACCTCGGTGCCCGGCGAGCAGATGTGGGACAGGGCGAGGACGTCAGCTGGGTCGTCCTCGCCGATCCCGAGGGCAACGAGTTCTGCCTGCTGGCACGCACCGTGCAGGACGTGGGCCAGTAA
- a CDS encoding PilZ domain-containing protein, protein MVELPDVGDPVAIRDEQGRTYRSRVEDIDGDIITVAQPVDLPVLEPFVEGDELLLTWTRAEGVAVLAAHLAATRTERTIRLWDLLPTGQSWTEQRREHVRVPAGGTMSVQVVAGDSTGADAATGDAADADVAADADVAAGAPRPSTVFRAQLVDVSESALRCALAPGQDDEGLTEGVAVSTRFSVGGSEFELPGVIYRRHEQDRPEPTRLVVRFEHSERDADALRKEVFAVQLEMRRSRRG, encoded by the coding sequence ATGGTCGAGCTACCCGACGTGGGTGACCCGGTCGCGATCCGCGACGAGCAGGGCCGCACCTACCGCAGCCGCGTGGAGGACATCGACGGCGACATCATCACCGTTGCCCAGCCCGTCGACCTGCCGGTGCTCGAGCCGTTCGTCGAGGGTGACGAGCTGCTGCTCACCTGGACCCGCGCAGAGGGCGTCGCGGTGCTCGCCGCGCACCTGGCCGCGACCCGTACCGAGCGCACGATCCGGCTGTGGGACCTGCTGCCCACCGGCCAGTCGTGGACCGAGCAGCGTCGCGAGCACGTCCGGGTACCAGCCGGCGGCACGATGTCCGTGCAGGTCGTCGCCGGCGACAGCACCGGCGCGGACGCCGCCACCGGCGACGCGGCCGACGCGGATGTCGCGGCCGACGCGGATGTCGCAGCCGGGGCGCCCCGGCCGTCCACGGTGTTCCGGGCGCAACTGGTGGACGTCAGCGAATCGGCGTTGCGGTGCGCCCTCGCACCGGGGCAGGACGACGAAGGCCTGACCGAAGGCGTCGCGGTGAGCACCCGGTTCTCCGTGGGTGGCAGCGAGTTCGAACTCCCCGGCGTCATCTACCGGCGCCATGAGCAGGACCGGCCCGAGCCGACCCGGCTGGTCGTGCGGTTCGAGCACTCCGAGCGGGATGCCGACGCGCTGCGCAAGGAGGTCTTCGCCGTCCAGCTGGAGATGCGGCGGTCCCGGCGCGGCTGA
- a CDS encoding SAM-dependent methyltransferase, which translates to MSVADVIAPLVQSALGQQARLHVTCWDGSDFGPADAPVQLRINSRRALRRLLWAPNELGFARAYVSGDVEVDGDLLAALDELERVADPANGPGVAIDSATKRALLTAVLRLGVIGPPPRPPAEESRLRGRRHSKARDAEAIAHHYDVGNDFYRLVLGESMTYSCAYWPSPSTELDAAQFAKCDLVARKLGLGAGMRVLDVGCGWGTFALHAARAYGARVVGVTLSHEQAEYARKRMVHEGVDELVEIRVQDYRDVDDGPYDAIASIGMAEHVGAAMLPVYAADLFALLRPQGRLLNHAISRRPGRRAEFSSTSFIDRYVFPDGELEPIAMMLEAIEGAGFEVRDVESLREHYALTLRAWVANLERDWTAAVAATSAARARIWRLYMAGSALAFEGNRIGVNQVLAVRPSARGSSGMPRTRAELLKL; encoded by the coding sequence GTGAGTGTTGCCGACGTCATCGCCCCACTTGTCCAGTCCGCGCTCGGGCAGCAGGCACGGCTGCACGTCACGTGCTGGGACGGCAGCGACTTCGGGCCCGCCGACGCGCCGGTGCAGCTGCGGATCAACAGTCGGCGCGCGCTGCGACGGCTGCTGTGGGCGCCGAACGAGCTCGGCTTCGCGCGCGCCTACGTATCGGGCGACGTCGAGGTCGACGGCGACCTGCTCGCCGCCTTGGACGAACTGGAGCGGGTGGCCGACCCGGCGAACGGGCCGGGCGTCGCGATCGACAGCGCCACCAAGCGGGCGCTGCTCACGGCAGTGCTCCGGCTCGGCGTCATCGGCCCGCCGCCACGCCCGCCCGCCGAGGAGTCGCGGCTGCGCGGCCGCCGGCACAGCAAGGCGCGCGACGCCGAGGCGATCGCCCACCACTACGACGTCGGCAATGACTTCTACCGGCTGGTGCTCGGCGAGTCGATGACCTACTCGTGCGCCTACTGGCCGAGCCCGTCGACCGAGCTCGACGCCGCGCAGTTCGCCAAGTGCGACCTCGTCGCCCGCAAGCTCGGCCTCGGTGCCGGCATGCGGGTGCTCGACGTGGGCTGCGGCTGGGGGACGTTCGCGCTGCACGCCGCCCGCGCGTACGGCGCCCGCGTGGTGGGGGTGACCCTGTCGCACGAGCAGGCCGAGTACGCGCGGAAGCGCATGGTGCACGAAGGCGTCGACGAGCTCGTCGAGATCCGGGTGCAGGACTACCGCGATGTCGACGACGGGCCGTACGACGCCATCGCCAGCATCGGGATGGCCGAGCATGTGGGTGCGGCCATGCTCCCGGTGTACGCGGCCGACCTGTTCGCCCTGCTTCGTCCGCAGGGCCGGCTGCTCAATCATGCGATCTCGCGCCGGCCCGGCCGCCGCGCGGAGTTCTCCTCGACGTCCTTCATCGACCGGTACGTCTTCCCGGACGGCGAGCTCGAGCCGATCGCGATGATGCTGGAGGCGATCGAGGGCGCGGGCTTCGAGGTCCGCGACGTCGAGTCGCTGCGCGAGCACTACGCACTGACGCTTCGGGCCTGGGTTGCCAACCTGGAGCGGGACTGGACGGCGGCTGTTGCCGCCACCAGCGCGGCCCGCGCGCGCATCTGGCGGCTGTACATGGCCGGCTCGGCGCTCGCCTTCGAGGGCAACCGAATCGGCGTCAACCAGGTGCTCGCGGTGCGGCCGTCGGCGCGCGGCTCCAGCGGCATGCCCCGCACCCGCGCCGAGCTGCTCAAGCTCTGA
- a CDS encoding MerR family transcriptional regulator, which yields MDGLLSVGALARQAGLTAKALRHYDRIGLLRPDLVDAAGYRWYQPTQLAAARRIALLRGVDVPIDDVRRCLDDPDAVEAVLTSHRRRLEARLTRVQRDLHTLDHLITDGWERPMPTTAEPMQAEDERRLAASLFNRTWTLLEKEDRSRDEDDAMIHMAHASAHHWRQIGTPQNVARGEWQCSRVYAVLRRAEPCLHHAQRVLDICQENDLRDFDLAFAYEALARGHAVAGDAEQARAYTEQALAAAEDIAEADDRELLLTDLETIPGQTRFW from the coding sequence GTGGACGGACTGCTGAGCGTCGGCGCGCTGGCCCGGCAGGCGGGGCTCACGGCGAAGGCGTTGCGGCACTACGACCGCATCGGCCTGCTCCGTCCCGACCTGGTCGACGCCGCGGGCTACCGCTGGTATCAGCCCACCCAGCTCGCTGCGGCTCGCCGGATCGCGTTGCTGCGCGGTGTCGACGTCCCGATCGACGACGTCCGACGGTGCCTGGACGACCCGGACGCCGTCGAAGCCGTGCTGACCAGCCACCGGCGCCGCCTGGAGGCGCGCCTGACCCGGGTCCAGCGGGACCTGCACACCCTCGACCACCTGATCACCGACGGATGGGAACGCCCGATGCCGACCACAGCCGAACCGATGCAGGCCGAGGACGAGCGCCGTCTGGCCGCCTCGCTGTTCAACCGAACCTGGACCCTCCTGGAGAAGGAGGACCGAAGCCGCGACGAGGACGACGCGATGATCCACATGGCGCACGCGTCGGCCCACCACTGGCGGCAGATCGGCACGCCGCAGAACGTCGCGCGCGGCGAGTGGCAGTGCTCGCGGGTGTACGCGGTGCTTCGCCGCGCGGAGCCGTGCCTGCATCACGCGCAGCGTGTGTTGGACATCTGCCAGGAGAACGACCTGCGCGACTTCGACCTCGCGTTCGCCTACGAGGCGCTGGCGCGCGGCCACGCGGTCGCCGGAGATGCCGAACAGGCGCGGGCCTACACGGAGCAGGCACTCGCCGCGGCGGAGGACATCGCCGAGGCCGACGATCGCGAGTTGCTGCTCACCGATCTGGAAACCATCCCCGGGCAAACCCGCTTCTGGTGA